A window of Macrotis lagotis isolate mMagLag1 chromosome X, bilby.v1.9.chrom.fasta, whole genome shotgun sequence contains these coding sequences:
- the TBX3 gene encoding T-box transcription factor TBX3 yields MREPVIPGTSMAYHPFLPHRAPDFGMSAVLGHQPPFFPALTLPPNGAAALSLPGALAKPIMDQLVGAAETGIPFSSLGHQAAAHLRPLKTLEPEEEVEDDPKVHLEAKELWEQFHKRGTEMVITKSGRRMFPPFKVRCTGLDKKAKYILLMDIVAADDCRYKFHNSRWMVAGKADPEMPKRMYIHPDSPATGEQWMSKVVTFHKLKLTNNISDKHGFTILNSMHKYQPRFHIVRANDILKLPYSTFRTYVFPETEFIAVTAYQNDKITQLKIDNNPFAKGFRDTGNGRREKRKQLTLQSMRVFEERHKKEAGTSDESSSEQTAFKCFAQSSSPATVSTVGTSNLKDLCPSEGESDAESKEEPPEANDMGKISTTTSEEPAKDKGTSPSKGHLFSSERDRDRDRDRDRDRDRDRVREGVRLEKNSPDSRHSPAAISSSTRGSGCEDRKSPGREGLPKAPEEGRPVLPGKETFTPLTVQTDSSSHLTPAHLPNLAFPPGLASQQFFSPLGNGHPLLLHPSQFAMGGAFSSMAAGMGPLLATVSGASTGVTGLDTSAMATAAAQGLSGASAAALPFHLQQHVLASQGLAMSPFGSLFPYPYTYMAAAAAASTAAAASSSVHRHPFLNAVRPRLRYSPYSIPMPLPDSSGLLTPGLPSMAAAAAAAAAATSGGVLESKATTLTSSPASVALDSGSELNSRSSTISSGSVSLSPKLCPEKEPSTSELQSIQRLVSGLESKQDRCRSGSP; encoded by the exons ATGAGAGAGCCGGTCATCCCTGGGACAAGCATGGCTTACCACCCGTTCTTACCTCATCGGGCTCCGGACTTCGGCATGAGCGCCGTGCTGGGCCACCAGCCTCCCTTCTTCCCGGCTCTCACCCTGCCTCCCAATGGGGCTGCGGCGCTCTCGCTGCCGGGGGCTCTGGCCAAGCCCATTATGGATCAATTAGTCGGGGCCGCCGAGACCGGcattcccttttcctccctgGGTCACCAGGCGGCGGCTCATCTGAGGCCTCTGAAAACTCTGGAGCCCGAGGAAGAGGTGGAGGACGACCCCAAGGTCCACCTAGAAGCCAAAGAACTTTGGGAACAGTTCCATAAAAGAGGCACCGAGATGGTGATCACCAAATCCGGAAG GCGAATGTTCCCTCCCTTTAAAGTGAGGTGCACCGGGCTGGATAAAAAGGCCAAGTATATCTTGCTGATGGACATAGTCGCCGCGGACGATTGTAGATATAAATTCCACAATTCCCGCTGGATGGTGGCCGGCAAGGCTGACCCCGAAATGCCCAAACGAATGTATATCCATCCCGACAGCCCGGCCACGGGCGAGCAGTGGATGTCCAAAGTGGTCACGTTCCACAAGCTGAAGCTGACCAACAACATTTCTGACAAACATGGATTT ACCATTTTAAACTCAATGCACAAATACCAGCCCAGGTTTCACATTGTTCGGGCCAATGATATCCTAAAACTTCCCTACAGTACATTTCGGACTTATGTGTTCCCTGAAACAGAATTCATCGCTGTGACCGCATACCAGAATGATAAG ATAACACAGTTAAAAATTGACAACAACCCCTTTGCCAAAGGGTTCCGAGATACCGGGAATGGCAGACGGGAGAAGAG GAAGCAGCTAACTTTGCAATCTATGAGAGTGTTTGAGGAGAGACATAAGAAGGAAGCTGGGACCTCGGATGAATCTTCCAGTGAACAGACAGCTTTCAAGTGTTTTGCTCAATCATCTTCTCCAGCCACAGTCTCCACGGTTGGAACTTCTAATCTCAAAG ATCTGTGCCCTAGCGAGGGTGAAAGCGATGCAGAGAGCAAGGAAGAACCTCCTGAGGCCAATGACATGGGGAAGATATCTACCACCACCTCGGAGGAGCCTGCCAAAGACAAGGGGACCTCACCCTCCAAAGGTCACCTCTTCTCCTCGGAGAGAGATCGCGATCGGGATCGGGATAGGGATCGTGACAGAGATCGAGATCGGGTCAGGGAAGGGGTACGACTGGAAAAGAACTCCCCAGATTCTCGTCATAGCCCAGCTGCCATCTCCTCAAGCACCCGAGGCTCTGGCTGTGAGGATCGAAAGAGCCCTGGCCGAGAAGGGCTCCCCAAGGCCCCGGAGGAGGGGCGCCCAGTGCTCCCGGGGAAGGAGACCTTCACCCCTCTCACAGTGCAGACGGACAGCTCCTCGCACCTGACCCCAGCTCACCTCCCGAACCTGGCCTTCCCCCCTGGCCTGGCTAGCCAACAGTTCTTTAGCCCCCTGGGCAATGGCCACCCTCTCCTCCTGCACCCCAGCCAGTTCGCTATGGGGGGAGCTTTCTCCAGCATGGCCGCAGGGATGGGGCCCCTGCTGGCCACCGTGTCTGGAGCTTCCACGGGAGTCACCGGCTTGGACACCTCTGCCATGGCAACGGCTGCGGCCCAGGGACTATCCGGGGCCTCCGCGGCAGCCTTGCCCTTCCACCTCCAACAGCACGTCCTAGCCTCTCAG GGCCTGGCCATGTCGCCCTTCGGCAGCCTCTTCCCCTACCCTTACACGTACATGGCCGCAGCGGCGGCAGCCTCCACGGCGGCGGCCGCCTCCAGCTCGGTCCACCGGCACCCTTTCCTGAACGCGGTGAGGCCTCGACTTCGCTACAGCCCTTACTCCATCCCCATGCCCCTTCCAGACAGCAGCGGCCTGCTCACGCCGGGCCTCCCGTCCATGGCCGCGGCGGCCGCGGCCGCAGCGGCCGCCACGTCGGGCGGCGTCCTGGAGAGCAAGGCGACCACCTTAACCTCCAGCCCCGCCTCGGTGGCTTTGGACTCGGGCTCGGAACTCAATAGCCGCTCCTCCACCATCTCCTCCGGCTCCGTGTCCTTGTCCCCAAAACTCTGTCCCGAGAAGGAGCCGTCCACCAGCGAACTCCAGAGCATCCAACGTCTAGTGAGCGGCCTGGAATCGAAGCAAGACAGATGTCGCAGTGGATCCCCCTAA